A section of the Streptomyces sp. NBC_01591 genome encodes:
- a CDS encoding DUF2637 domain-containing protein, with translation MKRINPRVLLVVALVAVVGMAFRVSWNALRDIARAIGADPAAATLYPFVVDGLMALALIATLVLTGTDRRFALWVLGGYTVASLVLNYVHGLVPALHQPDIGMVRLAHWDSAHYALVLIATSLPVGAIFFGSDLVAKVLHHRTAAETVRVPDGQESAPAPHTPARPAQTPATEAAEPLAPLPVVEPSAQVAPHADAVQAPDPHTARTPEEETTDAALSRDQFEEAELERMRQDARRAYGESVQAGRPLSARALGDAFGMSESWGRKQILAVRDDEEPSRPHLRAVEAGAM, from the coding sequence ATGAAGCGCATCAACCCCCGCGTGCTCCTGGTCGTCGCGCTGGTCGCCGTGGTCGGCATGGCGTTCCGGGTGTCCTGGAACGCCTTGCGGGACATCGCCCGTGCGATCGGCGCCGATCCGGCCGCGGCGACCCTCTACCCGTTCGTCGTGGACGGGCTGATGGCTCTCGCCCTGATCGCCACCCTGGTCCTGACCGGCACCGACCGCCGGTTCGCGCTCTGGGTGCTGGGCGGGTACACCGTCGCGTCGCTGGTCCTCAACTACGTGCACGGCCTGGTCCCCGCACTGCATCAGCCGGACATCGGCATGGTCCGCCTCGCGCACTGGGACAGTGCGCACTACGCACTCGTCCTCATCGCGACGTCGCTGCCGGTCGGTGCGATCTTCTTCGGGTCGGATCTGGTCGCGAAGGTGCTGCACCACCGCACCGCCGCCGAGACCGTGCGGGTGCCGGACGGGCAGGAATCCGCACCCGCCCCGCACACCCCCGCACGCCCCGCGCAGACACCCGCCACCGAGGCGGCCGAACCCCTTGCCCCGCTGCCCGTCGTGGAGCCGTCCGCGCAGGTCGCGCCCCATGCGGACGCCGTGCAGGCGCCTGATCCGCACACCGCCCGCACACCGGAGGAAGAGACCACCGACGCGGCCCTGTCTCGGGACCAGTTCGAGGAAGCGGAGCTGGAGAGGATGCGGCAGGACGCCCGCCGTGCGTACGGCGAATCCGTACAGGCGGGCCGCCCGCTCAGTGCCCGTGCGCTGGGCGACGCATTCGGCATGAGCGAGTCGTGGGGACGCAAGCAGATCCTCGCCGTCCGCGACGACGAGGAGCCGTCCCGCCCGCACCTGCGGGCTGTCGAAGCCGGGGCCATGTGA
- a CDS encoding DUF6303 family protein, producing the protein MLPEARMATGVAGTWSLYVLTDAPALEWPVHEFRRVIPVPTLEERAAALAGLGYAAVDGAEWDWRETRPTPVAAHLVAVIPVRPTGLTDGGAA; encoded by the coding sequence ATGCTGCCCGAGGCGCGCATGGCCACGGGGGTGGCCGGTACCTGGAGCCTGTACGTCCTGACCGACGCCCCGGCGCTGGAATGGCCCGTGCACGAGTTCCGCCGCGTCATCCCGGTCCCGACCCTGGAGGAGCGGGCGGCGGCACTGGCCGGTCTCGGATACGCGGCCGTGGATGGGGCCGAGTGGGACTGGCGCGAGACGCGCCCCACCCCGGTCGCCGCCCACCTCGTCGCCGTCATCCCGGTCCGCCCGACGGGCCTGACCGACGGGGGTGCGGCATGA